Proteins from a single region of Theobroma cacao cultivar B97-61/B2 chromosome 10, Criollo_cocoa_genome_V2, whole genome shotgun sequence:
- the LOC18585710 gene encoding DNA replication ATP-dependent helicase/nuclease DNA2 isoform X3: MPPRRKINSSSSSKKPNVSNQQSQPSKFGIQHFFERHTQNALVATHNHPSSPPNALLSAAPKSPIPDHNPLSSSNANAAALPLPLEAASSAVVSHSASQNPKIDSDSSADKPPAIDVNVEVSPSVSKSTSLKRFNFSPGMLIKQSQDDGGDVVTWKISPVNERLQALSKHMPVLADSSKHDSFSINQCSQNKGLNMSAKVDKWLSSPSPKADKKSLVSDNRVGLKRANPFQDTEVSERIADEKTSLASRQSPFRTPPSLPYCPDKLTNGITSDQLGLRQHKKALLALLDQVEDVISVEDFVSTESEPYSSDAQDGQPNEMPVIADSVVKGAGMGPPHEVSETSSNGYFLVLEVSEKRTFSESVGLQCPYKVLRLVNEKCGEERAVYLWEEWSYTVVAPGDTVNVIGEFDDEGKCNVDHENNFLILHPDILVSGTRVAASFSCPRRTVLDERLRCNEHSTAALIGTLLHQIFQAGLVKEAPTIHFLEEYARLVLQKNMESLYACGVNENEIYKTLTEAIPKLVNWIVLFKDSEDPKVPTVDFGSDNGPKKVNIFEVIDIEEMAWAPKYGLKGMIDVSVRVKIESGGKEDNEKIMPLEFKTGKMPKGQSSMEHCAQVILYTLLMSERYLKCIDSGLLYYLQSDQTQGIVVRRSDLVGLIMRRNELANDILKALTTQQLPPMLQIPSMCKGCRHLDVCTIYHKALGGDTESSGLGDVFDSHVHHFSNAHGVFLRHWDRLIDLEAKEMQLVKKDLWHSRNLKSDDCTGCLSSLVLDELPHQKSHKENRFIYHFVCRHSPASNLNGSDRNPISAASSLTKDLDCTLKCGDYVVSFSKCLRLPGGNLSSMTEKLFQEVWRIDKDEVMTSFSIMRFNLIQIFLQNEQSSHLRKMIVDLAAPRFDSGCIFSQDPAISYVWSEKSLNDDQRRAILKILTAKDYALILGMPGTGKTSTMVHAVKALLMRGASILLTSYTNSAVDNLLIKLKSQSIDFVRIGRHESVHEEIKGHCFSGMNLSSIEEIKVKFDKVKVVAVTCLGITSPFLSGKKFDVCIIDEAGQTTLPVSLGPLMFASTFVLVGDHYQLPPLVQSAEARENGMGISLFCILSEAHPHAISPLQSQYRMCESIMGLSNALVYGDRLRCGSPEVANAKLKFSRPNASCSSWLKAVLNPGRPVIFVNTDLLPAFEARDHKTVNNPMEAYIIAEITDGLVNNGIEAKDIGIITPYNSQANLIRHACIASVETHTIDKYQGRDKDCILVSFVRSNENPRKCSSSLLADWHRINVALTRAKKKLIMVGSCRTLSKVPMLKLLIDKVDEQSGVMNMSKKDINHKAVLKRCSQIRSL; encoded by the exons TCCAAGAAGCCCAACGTTTCAAATCAACAATCTCAACCGTCCAAGTTCGGCATCCAACATTTCTTCGAACGCCATACTCAAAACGCCCTTGTAGCTACCCACAACCACCCATCTTCTCCTCCCAACGCCCTCCTTTCAGCAGCCCCTAAGTCTCCTATCCCAGACCATAACCCTTTATCCTCTTCCAACGCCAATGCAGCTGCTTTGCCTTTACCACTTGAAGCCGCTAGCAGCGCTGTCGTCTCTCATTCTGCGTCGCAAAACCCTAAAATCGATTCTGATTCCTCTGCCGATAAGCCACCTGCCATTGATGTTAATGTTGAGGTGTCGCCTTCAGTCTCCAAGTCTACGTCTCTGAAGCGCTTCAATTTTTCCCCTGGAATG TTGATAAAGCAGAGCCAAGATGATGGAGGGGATGTGGTGACATGGAAGATATCTCCGGTCAACGAACGGCTTCAAGCACTCTCAAAGCACATGCCTGTATTGGCTGATTCCTCGAAGCACGACTCTTTCAGCATAAACCAATGCTCCCAAAACAAg GGTCTAAATATGTCTGCTAAGGTTGACAAGTGGCTTTCTTCGCCTTCTCCCAAAGCTGATAAAAAATCTTTGGTTTCAGACAACAGGGTTGGGTTAAAAAGAGCGAACCCATTTCAGGATACAGAGGTCAGTGAGAGAATTGCTGATGAGAAAACTTCTTTAGCAAGTAGACAGAGTCCATTCCGCACTCCACCATCGCTACCATATTGTCCTGATAAG CTTACTAATGGTATTACATCTGACCAGTTGGGTTTGAGGCAGCACAAAAAg GCATTGCTTGCACTTCTAGATCAAGTAGAAGATGTCATTTCTGTTGAGGATTTTGTTTCCACTGAATCAGAGCCATATTCATCTGACGCCCAAGATGGACAGCCCAACGAAATGCCTGTAATAGCTGATTCAGTAGTAAAAGGAGCTGGAATGGGCCCACCACACGAAGTCAGTGAAACATCTTCTAATGGTTATTTCCTAGTGTTGGAG GTATCTGAAAAGCGAACTTTTTCTGAGTCTGTTGGTTTACAATGCCCATATAAG GTTCTTCGCTTGGTAAATGAGAAATGTGGGGAAGAGCGCGCCGTTTATTTGTGGGAAGAGTG GTCTTATACTGTTGTTGCCCCAGGAGACACTGTGAATGTCATTggtgaatttgatgatgaggGAAAGTGTAATGTTGatcatgaaaataattttcttattcttcATCCAGATATTCTGGTCTCTGGAACTCGG GTTGCAGCTAGTTTCAGTTGCCCAAGGCGAACTGTCCTAGATGAGAGATTACGATGCAATGAGCATTCAACTGCAGCTCTTATCGGCACCTTGCTCCACCAAATTTTTCAG GCAGGACTTGTGAAGGAGGCCCCTACAATACACTTTTTGGAAGAATATGCAAGACTAGTGCTACAGAAGAACATGGAGAGCTTGTATGCATGTGGAG taaatgaaaatgaaatatataaaacctTGACTGAAGCTATTCCAAAACTAGTAAATTGGATTGTCCTCTTCAAAGATTCAGAG GACCCAAAAGTCCCCACTGTAGATTTTGGATCTGATAATGGGCCAAAAAAGGTTAATATTTTCGAG GTGATTGATATTGAGGAAATGGCATGGGCCCCAAAGTATGGTTTGAAAGGAATGATCGATGTTTCAGTCAGAGTGAAGATTGAGTCAGGTGGAAAAGAAGACAACGAGAAGATTATGCCTCTAGAGTTTAAAACTGGAAAAATGCCTAAGGGCCAG TCATCTATGGAACACTGTGCCCAAGTGATCTTGTACACTCTCCTTATGTCTGAAAG GTACCTAAAATGTATTGATTCTGGCCTTCTATACTATCTCCAGTCAGATCAGACACAA GGAATTGTAGTTCGAAGATCTGACTTGGTTGGGTTAATCATGCGTCGCAATGAGCTTGCAAATGATATTCTTAAGGCGTTAACAACACAACAATTGCCCCCAATGTTACAG ATTCCAAGCATGTGCAAAGGCTGTCGCCATCTTGATGTTTGTACCATCTATCATAAG GCACTTGGTGGTGACACAGAGAGTAGTGGATTAGGTGATGTATTTGATTCACATGTacatcatttttcaaatgCTCATGGTGTTTTCCTCAGACATTGGGATCGGTTGATTGACCTAGAAGCTAAAGAGATGCAG CTTGTAAAGAAAGATCTCTGGCATTCTCGTAATCTGAAGAGTGACGACTGTACTGGTTGCCTTTCTTCTCTTGTTCTTGATGAACTTCCACATCAGAAATCtcacaaagaaaatagattCATCTATCATTTTGTGTGTCGACATTCACCTGCTTCCAATCTAAATGGATCTGATAGAAATCCTATTAGTGCTGCCTCTTCTCTGACCAAAGATTTGGATTGCACACTTAAATGTGGAGATTATGTG GTTTCTTTTTCTAAGTGTTTAAGGCTACCTGGGGGTAATTTGTCTTCAATGACGGAGAAACTATTTCAGGAGGTCTGGCGGATTGACAAGGATGAAGTCATGACCTCATTTTCCATTATGCG GTTCAACcttattcaaatttttctaCAAAATGAGCAAAGTTCTCATCTCAGGAAGATGATTGTTGACCTTGCG GCTCCTAGATTTGACAGTGGATGCATATTCAGCCAAGATCCAGCAATATCTTATGTGTGGTCAGAGAAGAGCTTAAATGATGATCAGCGTAGAGCTATTCTCAAG aTACTTACAGCAAAGGATTATGCTCTAATTCTAGGAATGCCTGGAACGGGCAAGACATCTACAATGGTACATGCTGTAAAAGCCTTGTTGATGAGAGGTGCATCCATTTTGCTTACATCCTACACAAACTCCGCAGTTGATAATTTACtcatcaaattaaaatctCAG aGCATTGATTTTGTACGCATTGGAAGACATGAATCTGTGCATGAGGAAATTAAGGGGCATTGTTTTTCAG GAATGAACCTAAGTAGCATTGAAGAAATTAAAGTGAAATTTGACAAAGTCAAAGTTGTTGCCGTCACTTGCTTGGGCATCACTAGTCCATTCCTCTCTGGAAagaaatttgatgtttgcattatAGATGAAGCTGGACAGACAACTCTCCCG GTATCACTGGGACCGTTGATGTTTGCTTCTACATTTGTGCTAGTTGGAGATCACTACCAATTGCCTCCTCTGGTTCAG AGTGCAGAGGCTCGAGAGAATGGAATGGGAATAAGTTTGTTTTGCATACTATCAGAAGCACATCCACATGCAATTTCACCACTACAAAGCCAG TATCGTATGTGTGAAAGCATTATGGGACTTTCAAATGCATTGGTATATGGTGATCGATTGCGTTGTGGTTCCCCTGAAGTAGCTAATGCCAAACTCAAATTTTCAAGACCAAACGCTTCTTGTTCATCTTGGCTAAAAGCT GTTCTAAATCCAGGCAGGCCAGTCATTTTTGTTAACACAg ATTTGTTGCCTGCTTTCGAGGCTAGAGACCATAAAACTGTGAATAATCCAATGGAAGCTTATATAATTGCAGAG ATAACGGATGGATTAGTTAACAATGGAATTGAAGCAAAAGATATTGGCATCATTACCCCTTATAACTCTCAGGCGAATCTCATCAGACATGCTTGCATAGCATCTGTGGAGACGCATACTATTGATAAATACCAG GGAAGAGACAAGGACTGCATACTGGTGTCCTTTGTTAGGTCTAATGAGAATCCTAGAAAATGCTCTTCTTCACTGCTTGCAGACTGGCATAGGATTAATGTTGCTCTAACACGAGCCAAG AAAAAGTTGATCATGGTGGGGTCGTGCAGAACCCTTTCGAAGGTTCCAATGCTTAAGCTTCTTATTGACAAAGTTGATGAGCAGTCAGGCGTTATGAATATGTCGAAGAAGGATATCAACCACAAAGCGGTACTTAAGAGGTGCTCTCAGATAAGATCATTGTAA
- the LOC18585710 gene encoding DNA replication ATP-dependent helicase/nuclease DNA2 isoform X2, with protein MPPRRKINSSSSSKKPNVSNQQSQPSKFGIQHFFERHTQNALVATHNHPSSPPNALLSAAPKSPIPDHNPLSSSNANAAALPLPLEAASSAVVSHSASQNPKIDSDSSADKPPAIDVNVEVSPSVSKSTSLKRFNFSPGMLIKQSQDDGGDVVTWKISPVNERLQALSKHMPVLADSSKHDSFSINQCSQNKGLNMSAKVDKWLSSPSPKADKKSLVSDNRVGLKRANPFQDTEVSERIADEKTSLASRQSPFRTPPSLPYCPDKLTNGITSDQLGLRQHKKALLALLDQVEDVISVEDFVSTESEPYSSDAQDGQPNEMPVIADSVVKGAGMGPPHEVSETSSNGYFLVLEVSEKRTFSESVGLQCPYKVLRLVNEKCGEERAVYLWEEWSYTVVAPGDTVNVIGEFDDEGKCNVDHENNFLILHPDILVSGTRVAASFSCPRRTVLDERLRCNEHSTAALIGTLLHQIFQAGLVKEAPTIHFLEEYARLVLQKNMESLYACGVNENEIYKTLTEAIPKLVNWIVLFKDSEDPKVPTVDFGSDNGPKKVNIFEVIDIEEMAWAPKYGLKGMIDVSVRVKIESGGKEDNEKIMPLEFKTGKMPKGQSSMEHCAQVILYTLLMSERYLKCIDSGLLYYLQSDQTQGIVVRRSDLVGLIMRRNELANDILKALTTQQLPPMLQIPSMCKGCRHLDVCTIYHKALGGDTESSGLGDVFDSHVHHFSNAHGVFLRHWDRLIDLEAKEMQLVKKDLWHSRNLKSDDCTGCLSSLVLDELPHQKSHKENRFIYHFVCRHSPASNLNGSDRNPISAASSLTKDLDCTLKCGDYVILSTESGHQIVASGVIVEISPVRVSVSFSKCLRLPGGNLSSMTEKLFQEVWRIDKDEVMTSFSIMRFNLIQIFLQNEQSSHLRKMIVDLAAPRFDSGCIFSQDPAISYVWSEKSLNDDQRRAILKILTAKDYALILGMPGTGKTSTMVHAVKALLMRGASILLTSYTNSAVDNLLIKLKSQSIDFVRIGRHESVHEEIKGHCFSGMNLSSIEEIKVKFDKVKVVAVTCLGITSPFLSGKKFDVCIIDEAGQTTLPVSLGPLMFASTFVLVGDHYQLPPLVQSAEARENGMGISLFCILSEAHPHAISPLQSQYRMCESIMGLSNALVYGDRLRCGSPEVANAKLKFSRPNASCSSWLKAVLNPGRPVIFVNTDLLPAFEARDHKTVNNPMEAYIIAEANLIRHACIASVETHTIDKYQGRDKDCILVSFVRSNENPRKCSSSLLADWHRINVALTRAKKKLIMVGSCRTLSKVPMLKLLIDKVDEQSGVMNMSKKDINHKAVLKRCSQIRSL; from the exons TCCAAGAAGCCCAACGTTTCAAATCAACAATCTCAACCGTCCAAGTTCGGCATCCAACATTTCTTCGAACGCCATACTCAAAACGCCCTTGTAGCTACCCACAACCACCCATCTTCTCCTCCCAACGCCCTCCTTTCAGCAGCCCCTAAGTCTCCTATCCCAGACCATAACCCTTTATCCTCTTCCAACGCCAATGCAGCTGCTTTGCCTTTACCACTTGAAGCCGCTAGCAGCGCTGTCGTCTCTCATTCTGCGTCGCAAAACCCTAAAATCGATTCTGATTCCTCTGCCGATAAGCCACCTGCCATTGATGTTAATGTTGAGGTGTCGCCTTCAGTCTCCAAGTCTACGTCTCTGAAGCGCTTCAATTTTTCCCCTGGAATG TTGATAAAGCAGAGCCAAGATGATGGAGGGGATGTGGTGACATGGAAGATATCTCCGGTCAACGAACGGCTTCAAGCACTCTCAAAGCACATGCCTGTATTGGCTGATTCCTCGAAGCACGACTCTTTCAGCATAAACCAATGCTCCCAAAACAAg GGTCTAAATATGTCTGCTAAGGTTGACAAGTGGCTTTCTTCGCCTTCTCCCAAAGCTGATAAAAAATCTTTGGTTTCAGACAACAGGGTTGGGTTAAAAAGAGCGAACCCATTTCAGGATACAGAGGTCAGTGAGAGAATTGCTGATGAGAAAACTTCTTTAGCAAGTAGACAGAGTCCATTCCGCACTCCACCATCGCTACCATATTGTCCTGATAAG CTTACTAATGGTATTACATCTGACCAGTTGGGTTTGAGGCAGCACAAAAAg GCATTGCTTGCACTTCTAGATCAAGTAGAAGATGTCATTTCTGTTGAGGATTTTGTTTCCACTGAATCAGAGCCATATTCATCTGACGCCCAAGATGGACAGCCCAACGAAATGCCTGTAATAGCTGATTCAGTAGTAAAAGGAGCTGGAATGGGCCCACCACACGAAGTCAGTGAAACATCTTCTAATGGTTATTTCCTAGTGTTGGAG GTATCTGAAAAGCGAACTTTTTCTGAGTCTGTTGGTTTACAATGCCCATATAAG GTTCTTCGCTTGGTAAATGAGAAATGTGGGGAAGAGCGCGCCGTTTATTTGTGGGAAGAGTG GTCTTATACTGTTGTTGCCCCAGGAGACACTGTGAATGTCATTggtgaatttgatgatgaggGAAAGTGTAATGTTGatcatgaaaataattttcttattcttcATCCAGATATTCTGGTCTCTGGAACTCGG GTTGCAGCTAGTTTCAGTTGCCCAAGGCGAACTGTCCTAGATGAGAGATTACGATGCAATGAGCATTCAACTGCAGCTCTTATCGGCACCTTGCTCCACCAAATTTTTCAG GCAGGACTTGTGAAGGAGGCCCCTACAATACACTTTTTGGAAGAATATGCAAGACTAGTGCTACAGAAGAACATGGAGAGCTTGTATGCATGTGGAG taaatgaaaatgaaatatataaaacctTGACTGAAGCTATTCCAAAACTAGTAAATTGGATTGTCCTCTTCAAAGATTCAGAG GACCCAAAAGTCCCCACTGTAGATTTTGGATCTGATAATGGGCCAAAAAAGGTTAATATTTTCGAG GTGATTGATATTGAGGAAATGGCATGGGCCCCAAAGTATGGTTTGAAAGGAATGATCGATGTTTCAGTCAGAGTGAAGATTGAGTCAGGTGGAAAAGAAGACAACGAGAAGATTATGCCTCTAGAGTTTAAAACTGGAAAAATGCCTAAGGGCCAG TCATCTATGGAACACTGTGCCCAAGTGATCTTGTACACTCTCCTTATGTCTGAAAG GTACCTAAAATGTATTGATTCTGGCCTTCTATACTATCTCCAGTCAGATCAGACACAA GGAATTGTAGTTCGAAGATCTGACTTGGTTGGGTTAATCATGCGTCGCAATGAGCTTGCAAATGATATTCTTAAGGCGTTAACAACACAACAATTGCCCCCAATGTTACAG ATTCCAAGCATGTGCAAAGGCTGTCGCCATCTTGATGTTTGTACCATCTATCATAAG GCACTTGGTGGTGACACAGAGAGTAGTGGATTAGGTGATGTATTTGATTCACATGTacatcatttttcaaatgCTCATGGTGTTTTCCTCAGACATTGGGATCGGTTGATTGACCTAGAAGCTAAAGAGATGCAG CTTGTAAAGAAAGATCTCTGGCATTCTCGTAATCTGAAGAGTGACGACTGTACTGGTTGCCTTTCTTCTCTTGTTCTTGATGAACTTCCACATCAGAAATCtcacaaagaaaatagattCATCTATCATTTTGTGTGTCGACATTCACCTGCTTCCAATCTAAATGGATCTGATAGAAATCCTATTAGTGCTGCCTCTTCTCTGACCAAAGATTTGGATTGCACACTTAAATGTGGAGATTATGTG ATACTTAGCACGGAATCTGGTCATCAAATTGTAGCAAGTGGGGTCATTGTGGAAATCAGTCCTGTCCGTGTTTCT GTTTCTTTTTCTAAGTGTTTAAGGCTACCTGGGGGTAATTTGTCTTCAATGACGGAGAAACTATTTCAGGAGGTCTGGCGGATTGACAAGGATGAAGTCATGACCTCATTTTCCATTATGCG GTTCAACcttattcaaatttttctaCAAAATGAGCAAAGTTCTCATCTCAGGAAGATGATTGTTGACCTTGCG GCTCCTAGATTTGACAGTGGATGCATATTCAGCCAAGATCCAGCAATATCTTATGTGTGGTCAGAGAAGAGCTTAAATGATGATCAGCGTAGAGCTATTCTCAAG aTACTTACAGCAAAGGATTATGCTCTAATTCTAGGAATGCCTGGAACGGGCAAGACATCTACAATGGTACATGCTGTAAAAGCCTTGTTGATGAGAGGTGCATCCATTTTGCTTACATCCTACACAAACTCCGCAGTTGATAATTTACtcatcaaattaaaatctCAG aGCATTGATTTTGTACGCATTGGAAGACATGAATCTGTGCATGAGGAAATTAAGGGGCATTGTTTTTCAG GAATGAACCTAAGTAGCATTGAAGAAATTAAAGTGAAATTTGACAAAGTCAAAGTTGTTGCCGTCACTTGCTTGGGCATCACTAGTCCATTCCTCTCTGGAAagaaatttgatgtttgcattatAGATGAAGCTGGACAGACAACTCTCCCG GTATCACTGGGACCGTTGATGTTTGCTTCTACATTTGTGCTAGTTGGAGATCACTACCAATTGCCTCCTCTGGTTCAG AGTGCAGAGGCTCGAGAGAATGGAATGGGAATAAGTTTGTTTTGCATACTATCAGAAGCACATCCACATGCAATTTCACCACTACAAAGCCAG TATCGTATGTGTGAAAGCATTATGGGACTTTCAAATGCATTGGTATATGGTGATCGATTGCGTTGTGGTTCCCCTGAAGTAGCTAATGCCAAACTCAAATTTTCAAGACCAAACGCTTCTTGTTCATCTTGGCTAAAAGCT GTTCTAAATCCAGGCAGGCCAGTCATTTTTGTTAACACAg ATTTGTTGCCTGCTTTCGAGGCTAGAGACCATAAAACTGTGAATAATCCAATGGAAGCTTATATAATTGCAGAG GCGAATCTCATCAGACATGCTTGCATAGCATCTGTGGAGACGCATACTATTGATAAATACCAG GGAAGAGACAAGGACTGCATACTGGTGTCCTTTGTTAGGTCTAATGAGAATCCTAGAAAATGCTCTTCTTCACTGCTTGCAGACTGGCATAGGATTAATGTTGCTCTAACACGAGCCAAG AAAAAGTTGATCATGGTGGGGTCGTGCAGAACCCTTTCGAAGGTTCCAATGCTTAAGCTTCTTATTGACAAAGTTGATGAGCAGTCAGGCGTTATGAATATGTCGAAGAAGGATATCAACCACAAAGCGGTACTTAAGAGGTGCTCTCAGATAAGATCATTGTAA